From Anopheles darlingi chromosome 2, idAnoDarlMG_H_01, whole genome shotgun sequence, the proteins below share one genomic window:
- the LOC125948988 gene encoding uncharacterized protein LOC125948988 isoform X13 produces the protein MGLNKRDKQDKLKSQSLLDSERSSHDGGGGSSSTTRTVVVDHGTIVVPIETVVSTVSSTSKQSASSKSSSSKQQQILHSSTTDAGSIAESVHLSTEKSFGALDGAVAPVGASKLAEQKFSTVSSVRSAAQKSKQIDNIIEKIHHIASDTISTTEQITTAAPPSAASFTHGTKDVTQKKTVLLGDSGAQQSGSSGVAGGDTVSQQQVITTVVPSKIEFTTVAFEGSAHNSSNISSSSSHTSNIVSGSSSSNTSAINQQTRSHGAVRSERMMSESSATQQQQSESRSSKSEHSSSTVQSSSSSSSTMKSSSSKKSHSEAHSKSLVSGETAHSSLRSQKHLIDGADVQNGGTVLGVSSTITTAPDHSTYDQQSFHTIGADGSRKQVDSQSYSMAKSQAPTTKILHDAAGNQITSTSASYQSAQGHSTSSFQTSGTHDHKALDSKLHQAINTSSAISSSHRDERVSSTSTSSAVNSSSSSSDKRFSVIDSTTLENYSTKAEQDSSSAQHSSMLMKNASAHTVASLSSAHDSLDSTIQSTQLVTESSQMADHRQQHLESSKTIESASHYEQMDESSSSRRKTSEFREQRESNAAILKRKIYDESGRRLNLIDEKIVPKDIVTADLQDDVTNVTKTSFEAKLFNPTLKRWELVDQKTILEKDITTEIPVEIVKELEVERPELANITTTIQLTKVYDAKTKQWKTVDQKKHIDVVEKITYLEENSGRSELNESEHSKNLRSMDMVDRVTIKEVQDLSEEKRQQLNKSKKRVDERTTQEQCICEICTCGRHNCFNCGSGTVSTQTKSSKYISSSNSENFYHQENFTSELNEESSTIRRGTWTKEDAEQHQTNRRESYTIEHSSTENDVSGRRLTWTKDDFEAVDISKIKGERPKPIRHEDNLKPEGQFYAPERQGYTPGERVRPIKHDDNLRPEGAFSAPEKPEYRSGERPKPVRPQDNLKPEGEFERPQKPSVGKPERSQPVRHDDNLRPEGDFERPEKSPFRPAERPKQVRPDDNLRPEGDFERPEKSSFRPAERPKQIKPEDNLRPEGDFQTPQRPEYRSGERPKPIRHDDNLRPEGDFERPEKSPFRPAERPKQVRPDDNLRPEGDFERPEKSPFRPAERPKQVRPEDNLRPEGEFTSPEKPQYRPAERPKQIKPEDNLRPEGDFQTPERPEYRSGERPKPIRHDDNLRPEGDFERPEKSPFRPAERPKQVRPEDNLRPEGDFDKPQKPEYRSAERPKQVRPQDNLKPEGDFERPQPTVVGKAERAQIIRHEDNLYMEGNFERTEKTVFIAGERPKPIRPDDNLRPEGDFERPEKSPFRPAERPKQVRPEDNLRPEGEFTSPEKPQYRPAERPKQIKPEDNLRPEGDFQTPERPEYRSGERPKPIRHDDNLRPEGDFDRPEKSPFRPAGRPKQVRPEDNLRPEGDFDKPQKPEYRSAERPKQVRPQDNLKPEGDFERPQPTVVGKAERAQIIRHEDNLYMEGNFERTEKTVFIAGERPKPIRPDDNLRPEGDFERPEKSPFRPAERPKQVRPEDNLRPEGEFTSPEKPQYRPAERPKQIKPEDNLRPEGDFQTPERPEYRSGERPKPIRPDDNLRPEGDFERPEKSPFRPAERPKQVRPDDNLRPEGDFERPEKSPFRPAERPKQVRPEDNLRPEGEFTSPEKPQYRPAERPKQIKPEDNLRPEGDFQTPERPEYRSGERPKPIRHDDNLRPEGDFERPEKSPFRPAERPKQVRPDDNLRPEGDFERPEKSPFRPAERPKQVRPEDNLRPEGDFDKPQKPEYRSAERPKQVRPQDNLKPEGDFERPQPTVVGKAERAQIIRHEDNLYMEGNFERTEKTVFIAGERPKPIRPDDNLRPEGDFERPEKSPFRPAERPKQVRPEDNLRPEGEFTSPEKPQYRPAERPKQIKPEDNLRPEGDFQTPERPEYRSGERPKPIRHDDNLRPEGDFERPEKSPFRPAERPKQVRPDDNLRPEGDFERPEKSPFRPAERPKQVRPEDNLRPEGDFDKPQKPEYRSAERPKQVRPQDNLKPEGDFERPQPTVVGKAERAQIIRHEDNLYMEGNFERTEKTVFIAGERPKPIRPDDNLRPEGDFERPEKSPFRPAERPKQVRPEDNLRPEGEFTSPEKPQYRPAERPKQIKPEDNLRSEGKFQAPERPEYRTGERPKPIRPDDNLRPEGDFERPEKSPFKPAERPKQIKPEDNLKTEGEFSTPQKPQFKPAERPKQIKPQDNLKPEGDFDRPKPVESIGKGDRAQIVKHADNLRVEGTFERVEKTVYVSGERPKPIKPDDNLRPEGEFSTPEKQTFRPAERPKQIKPQDNLRPEGDFDRPQKSVAGPGERPKPIKHDDNLRPEGTFERPEKAQFKPAERPKQIRPEDNLRTEGEFEKPQKSQFQPAERPKQVKPQDNLQIEGDYNSFKEYTEQKQRKEAILKEVHEPTIADGAVLVTTQTVTTILKGDKKQPTGRQTTTTEVQDQSNHSEESFAHSRNENIQHHRSEHITSSNALTRAQHVESSVNEHDRLTQRSTTNQTQSIHDVSGRNIAESKTNHSHRQMVNGSTVVSGVSQEQRTQHSVQSSSSSSKIHHTSSSMQQQQSTISDTQHLHGTHSQHLNVQHGEPTVQRHSREQVTGSQTSSTSSKVVVDGKVITDKSASNRHATEKLAVDGVVVTDKSFTERQQSGFDGMDSIQQAHYTSGQTVHDSSATNIGSSSTKRAQNQAIRSTTNNITNLEGTNGVHKGSQRNGTAHSQASTVDHATETQVKKLVGGKWVTKTIKTESKASNQQQHQQQGKVHDVSSHRQQGVLTGQISVAEQNKLNQQHSSIGTSSDQHTRSSAHHISVAEQNKLNQQHSSIGTSSEVHAHSSSSTSSSSVVKSHSSSKMVSEKVVQRGTTESVVSAAGSPSGRTGARGGSSIVLGESTVDSASSRRAAQQQSSTTTKLIGGKLVQVASSNDTSNNTSSTAGKSSGVTSTSSTSSNVHHSATNDQSSTSTKSSSSSVMKSSKVESSSTAASSTTSGQQQHHRKNTFASTENVNNAILCRPAQGPVATTTGIALHATNGSASSMSVSGYNQRKSISNLNDSAMYATTNRTSYSSLHRRGKESTEARMQNYVKAVETDTIVGRTVRGQACPPPSLAGLGLGSSTIGTSHGMKGSSNTSTSVTTSSSTASNNQKTLRDYHTAMNVSRSSTKANASSISFGDDKFHGSSSYKVQYIQQHEGRCPAAVHDNLKLSKVTKQHTYYVRDQK, from the exons ATGGGTTTGAACAAGCGTGATAAGCAGGATAAGCTGAAGAGCCAGAGTTTGCTCGATTCCGAGCGATCCTCAcatgacggtggcggtggctcctCGTCGACCACGCGcacggtcgtcgtcgatcacGGTACGATCGTGGTGCCCATCGAAACCGTGGTATCGACTGTTAGCTCCACTAGCAAGCAATCGGCTTCCAGCAAGTCGAGCAGctcgaagcagcaacagatccTGCACAGTTCCACCACCGATGCGGGCAGTATCGCGGAATCGGTGCATCTCAGCACCGAGAAGTCATTCGGAGCGCTGGACGGAGCAGTTGCACCGGTCGGCGCTAGCAAGCTGGCGGAGCAAAAGTTCAGTACGGTGAGCAGTGTGCGCAGTGCGGCTCAAAAGTCGAAACAGATCGATAACATCATCGAAAAGATCCATCACATTGCGAGCGATACGATCAGTACGACCGAGCAGATCACTACGGCCGCCCCACCATCGGCGGCATCGTTCACGCACGGAACGAAGGATGTGACACAGAAGAAAACGGTGTTGTTGGGTGACAGTGGGGCACAACAGAGTGGCAGTAGTGGCGTGGCGGGTGGCGATACTGTCAGTCAGCAACAAGTGATAACCACCGTCGTGCCGAGTAAGATCGAGTTCACAACAGTGGCCTTCGAAGGTAGTGCCCATAACagtagcaacatcagcagcagcagcagccacaccagcaacatcgtcagtggcagcagcagtagcaatacCAGTGCCATAAATCAGCAAACTCGGTCACACGGTGCAGTGCGCAGTGAGAGGATGATGTCCGAGTCCAGTgccactcagcagcagcaaagcgaaTCGCGATCAAGTAAAAGTGAGCACTCGAGCTCTACGgtgcaatcgtcgtcgtcgtcgtcgtcaacgatGAAATCCTCTTCGTCGAAGAAATCACACTCCGAAGCCCACAGCAAGAGCCTAGTGTCGGGTGAAACGGCACACTCGTCCCTGCGATCGCAGAAACATCTGATCGATGGGGCTGATGTACAGAATGGTGGCACCGTGTTAGGTGTGTCGTCTACGATCACTACTGCTCCAGATCATTCCACGTACGATCAGCAATCATTCCATACGATCGGTGCGGATGGTAGCAGGAAGCAGGTCGACAGCCAGAGCTACTCGATGGCCAAGAGTCAAGCGCCGACAACGAAAATCCTGCACGATGCAGCCGGTAATCAAATCACCAGCACGTCTGCCTCGTATCAGTCGGCCCAAGGACACAGTACCTCATCCTTCCAAACATCGGGTACGCACGATCACAAAGCCCTCGATTCGAAGCTCCATCAAGCCATCAACACCAGCTCAGCCATTTCGTCCTCACACCGTGACGAACGCGTgtcatccacatccacatcgTCTGCTGTAaactcgtcctcctcgtcctccgacAAGAGGTTCTCCGTGATCGATTCAACAACATTGGAGAACTACTCTACTAAGGCAGAGCAAGACTCCAGTAGTGCCCAGCACTCGAGCATGTTGATGAAGAATGCATCCGCACACACCGTGGCTAGCCTATCGTCAGCGCACGATTCGCTCGATAGCACGATCCAAAGCACACAGCTGGTGACGGAATCGAGCCAAATGGCagaccaccgacagcagcacctGGAATCGAGCAAAACCATCGAGTCAGCATCGCACTACGAGCAGATGgacgaaagcagcagctcacgGCGCAAGACGTCCGAGTTCCGTGAGCAGCGTGAGTCCAATGCCGCCATTCTGAAGCGCAAAATCTACGACGAAAGTGGACGCCGGTTGAACTTGATCGATGAAAAGATCGTACCGAAGGACATTGTCACTGCTGACCTGCAGGACGATGTCACGAACGTGACGAAAACGTCGTTCGAGGCGAAACTGTTCAACCCGACGCTGAAGCGCTGGGAACTGGTAGACCAGAAGACCATCCTGGAAAAAGACATCACCACCGAGATACCGGTAGAGATTGTCAAGGAGCTGGAGGTGGAGCGTCCCGAGCTGGctaacatcaccaccacaataCAGCTGACGAAG GTTTACGATGCCAAGACGAAGCAATGGAAAACGGTGGACCAAAAGAAACATATCGATGTGGTGGAGAAGATCACCTACCTCGAGGAAAATTCGGGCCGCTCCGAACTCAACGAATCGGAACACTCGAAAAACCTCCGATCAATGGACATGGTG GACCGCGTTACAATCAAAGAAGTGCAAGATCTGAGCGAagagaagcggcagcagctcaACAAATCGAAGAAACGTGTCGACGAGCGGACCACTCAGGAGCAGTGCATCTGCGAGATCTGTACATGTGG ACGACACAATTGCTTCAATTGCGGCAGTGGTACAGTATCTACTCAGACAAAGTCTTCAAAGTACATCTCATCGAGCAATTCGGAAAATTTTTACCATCAAG AAAATTTCACATCTGAGCTCAATGAAGAATCATCGACGATTCGAAGGGGAACGTGGACTAAGGAAGACGCTGAGCAGCATCAGACGAACCGCAGGGAGTCCTACACAATtgagcacagcagcacagagAACGATGTGTCCGGGCGCCGACTGACATGGACAAAGGATGACTTCGAAGCTGTTGATATTAGCAAAATTAAGGGCGAACGCCCCAAGCCGATCCGTCACGAAGACAACCTTAAACCAGAAGGTCAATTCTACGCACCGGAGCGCCAGGGTTACACGCCAGGAGAGCGTGTAAGACCGATCAAACATGATGATAATTTACGGCCCGAAGGAGCATTCTCAGCACCGGAAAAGCCAGAATATCGGTCTGGAGAAAGACCTAAGCCAGTTAGACCGCAAGATAACCTCAAACCAGAAGGTGAATTCGAACGACCTCAAAAACCATCAGTTGGCAAACCAGAACGGTCACAGCCTGTGCGCCATGACGACAACCTGCGTCCGGAAGGAGACTTCGAGCGTCCAGAGAAGTCGCCATTCAGACCAGCCGAGCGTCCTAAGCAAGTTCGTCCCGATGATAATCTGCGCCCAGAAGGAGACTTCGAGCGTCCAGAGAAGTCATCTTTCAGACCTGCTGAACGACCGAAGCAAATCAAAC CTGAGGATAATCTGCGTCCGGAAGGCGACTTCCAGACTCCTCAGCGCCCAGAATATCGATCAGGAGAGCGACCGAAGCCAATTCGCCATGACGACAATCTACGTCCGGAAGGAGACTTCGAGCGTCCAGAGAAGTCGCCATTCAGAC CTGCTGAGCGTCCGAAGCAGGTTCGTCCCGATGATAATCTGCGTCCGGAAGGAGACTTCGAGCGTCCAGAGAAGTCACCTTTCAGAC CTgccgagcgaccgaagcagGTTCGCCCAGAGGATAATCTGCGCCCTGAAGGAGAATTCACATCGCCAGAAAAGCCTCAATACAGACCTGCTGAGCGACCGAAGCAAATCAAACCTGAGGATAATCTGCGTCCGGAAGGCGACTTCCAAACTCCTGAGCGCCCAGAATATCGATCAGGAGAGCGACCGAAGCCAATTCGCCATGACGATAATCTACGTCCGGAAGGAGACTTCGAGCGTCCAGAGAAGTCGCCATTCAGACCTGCTGAGCGTCCGAAGCAG GTTCGTCCAGAGGATAATCTGCGTCCGGAAGGAGACTTTGACAAGCCTCAGAAGCCAGAATATCGATCAGCTGAGCGGCCGAAACAAGTGCGACCTCAGGATAATCTCAAACCAGAGGGAGATTTCGAAAGACCACAACCTACAGTCGTTGGAAAAGCTGAACGAGCTCAAATCATTCGTCATGAAGATAACCTTTACATGGAAGGAAACTTTGAGCGCACTGAGAAAACTGTCTTTATTGCTGGAGAGCGGCCGAAGCCAATTCGTCCCGACGATAATCTGCGTCCAGAAGGTGACTTCGAGCGTCCAGAGAAGTCACCATTCAGACCTgccgagcgaccgaagcagGTTCGCCCAGAGGATAATCTGCGCCCTGAAGGAGAATTCACATCGCCAGAAAAGCCTCAATACAGAC CTGCTGAGCGACCGAAGCAAATCAAACCTGAGGATAATCTGCGTCCGGAAGGCGACTTCCAAACTCCCGAGCGCCCAGAATATCGATCAGGAGAGCGACCGAAGCCAATTCGCCATGACGATAATCTACGTCCGGAAGGAGACTTCGATCGTCCAGAGAAGTCGCCATTCAGACCTGCTGGGCGTCCGAAGCAG GTTCGTCCAGAGGATAATCTGCGTCCGGAAGGAGACTTTGACAAGCCTCAGAAGCCAGAATATCGATCAGCTGAGCGGCCGAAACAAGTGCGACCTCAGGATAATCTCAAACCTGAGGGAGATTTCGAAAGACCACAACCTACAGTCGTTGGAAAAGCTGAACGAGCTCAAATCATTCGTCATGAAGATAACCTTTACATGGAAGGAAACTTTGAGCGCACTGAGAAAACTGTCTTTATTGCTGGAGAGCGGCCGAAGCCAATTCGTCCCGACGATAATCTGCGTCCAGAAGGTGACTTCGAGCGTCCAGAGAAGTCACCATTCAGAC CTgccgagcgaccgaagcagGTTCGCCCAGAGGATAATCTGCGCCCTGAAGGAGAATTCACATCGCCAGAAAAGCCTCAATACAGACCTGCTGAGCGACCGAAGCAAATCAAACCTGAGGATAATCTGCGTCCGGAAGGCGACTTCCAGACTCCTGAGCGCCCAGAATATCGATCAGGAGAGCGACCGAAGCCAATTCGTCCCGACGATAATCTACGTCCGGAAGGAGACTTCGAGCGCCCAGAGAAGTCGCCATTCAGACCTGCTGAGCGTCCGAAGCAGGTTCGTCCCGACGATAATCTGCGTCCAGAAGGAGATTTCGAACGTCCAGAGAAGTCACCATTCAGACCTGCAGAGCGACCGAAGCAGGTTCGTCCAGAGGATAATCTGCGTCCTGAAGGAGAATTCACATCGCCAGAAAAGCCTCAATACAGACCTGCTGAGCGACCGAAGCAAATCAAACCTGAGGATAATCTGCGTCCGGAAGGCGACTTCCAAACTCCTGAGCGCCCAGAATATCGATCAGGAGAGCGACCGAAGCCAATTCGCCATGACGATAATCTACGTCCGGAAGGAGACTTCGAGCGTCCAGAGAAGTCGCCATTCAGACCTGCTGAGCGTCCGAAGCAGGTTCGTCCGGATGATAATCTGCGTCCGGAAGGAGACTTCGAGCGTCCAGAGAAGTCACCTTTCAGACCTGCTGAGCGACCGAAGCAGGTTCGTCCAGAGGATAATCTGCGTCCGGAAGGAGACTTTGACAAGCCTCAGAAGCCAGAATATCGATCAGCTGAGCGGCCGAAACAAGTGCGACCTCAGGATAATCTCAAACCAGAGGGAGATTTCGAAAGACCACAACCTACAGTCGTTGGAAAAGCTGAACGAGCTCAAATCATTCGTCATGAAGATAACCTCTACATGGAAGGAAACTTTGAGCGTACTGAGAAAACTGTCTTTATTGCTGGAGAGCGGCCGAAGCCAATTCGTCCCGACGATAATCTGCGTCCAGAAGGAGACTTCGAGCGTCCAGAGAAGTCACCATTCAGACCTGCTGAGCGACCGAAGCAGGTTCGTCCAGAGGATAATCTGCGCCCTGAAGGAGAATTCACATCGCCAGAAAAGCCTCAATACAGACCTGCTGAGCGGCCGAAGCAAATCAAACCTGAGGATAATCTGCGTCCGGAAGGCGACTTCCAGACTCCTGAACGCCCAGAATATCGATCAGGAGAGCGACCGAAGCCAATTCGCCATGACGATAATCTACGTCCGGAAGGAGACTTCGAGCGTCCAGAGAAGTCGCCATTCAGACCTGCTGAGCGTCCGAAGCAGGTTCGTCCCGACGATAATCTGCGTCCGGAAGGAGACTTCGAGCGTCCAGAGAAGTCACCTTTCAGACCTGCTGAGCGACCGAAGCAGGTTCGTCCAGAGGATAATCTGCGTCCGGAAGGAGACTTTGACAAGCCTCAGAAGCCAGAATATCGATCAGCTGAGCGGCCGAAACAAGTGCGACCTCAGGATAATCTCAAACCAGAGGGAGATTTCGAAAGACCACAACCTACAGTCGTTGGAAAAGCTGAACGAGCTCAAATCATTCGTCATGAAGATAACCTCTACATGGAAGGAAACTTTGAGCGTACTGAGAAAACTGTCTTTATTGCTGGAGAGCGGCCGAAGCCAATTCGTCCCGACGATAATCTGCGTCCAGAAGGAGACTTCGAGCGTCCAGAGAAGTCACCTTTCAGACCTGCTGAGCGACCGAAGCAGGTTCGTCCAGAGGATAATCTGCGTCCTGAAGGAGAATTCACATCGCCAGAAAAGCCTCAATACAGACCTGCTGAGCGACCGAAGCAAATCAAACCTGAGGATAATCTGCGTTCGGAAGGAAAATTCCAGGCTCCCGAGCGTCCAGAATACCGTACAGGCGAGCGGCCTAAACCAATTCGCCCCGATGATAATCTGCGTCCAGAAGGGGACTTTGAACGTCCCGAAAAGTCTCCCTTTAAACCTGCTGAGCGACCGAAGCAGATTAAGCCTGAGGACAATTTGAAAACAGAAGGAGAATTTTCAACACCGCAGAAACCTCAATTCAAACCAGCTGAAAGACCGAAGCAAATTAAGCCACAAGATAACTTGAAGCCTGAGGGAGATTTCGATCGGCCTAAGCCTGTCGAAAGTATCGGAAAGGGAGATCGGGCTCAAATTGTGAAACATGCGGATAATCTGCGCGTAGAGGGTACTTTTGAAAGGGTAGAGAAAACCGTTTATGTTTCAGGGGAGCGACCAAAACCCATTAAGCCGGACGATAACCTACGTCCAGAGGGAGAGTTTTCGACGCCCGAAAAGCAAACGTTCCGGCCTGCAGAACgaccaaaacaaatcaaaccacAGGACAATCTCCGACCAGAAGGTGATTTTGATCGGCCACAAAAGTCGGTTGCCGGACCAGGCGAGAGGCCGAAGCCGATCAAACATGATGACAACCTGCGTCCCGAAGGTACTTTCGAAAGACCGGAAAAGGCTCAATTTAAACCTGCAGAACGACCGAAGCAAATTCGTCCTGAAGATAATCTGCGCACCGAAGGTGAATTCGAGAAGCCACAGAAATCACAGTTCCAGCCAGCGGAGCGTCCAAAACAGGTGAAGCCACAGGACAATCTTCAAATTGAGGGCGATTATAATTCTTTCAAGGAGTACACTGAACAGAAACAACGCAAGGAAGCGATACTGAAGGAGGTACATGAACCAACCATTGCCGATGGAGCCGTGCTCGTGACAACACAAACGGTTACCACCATTTTAAAGGGAGACAAGAAACAACCAACCGGAAGAcagactactactactgaggTACAGGATCAATCCAATCATTCTGAGGAAAGCTTCGCTCACAGTCGTAACGAGAACATCCAGCACCATCGAAGTGAGCACATCACTAGCTCCAACGCCCTGACTAGGGCACAACACGTTGAATCTAGTGTCAACGAACATGATCGCCTCACGCAACGATCCACAACGAACCAAACCCAATCGATTCATGACGTTTCGGGCCGAAATATTGCCGAATCGAAGACCAACCACAGCCACCGACAGATGGTCAATGGATCGACGGTTGTGAGCGGAGTTTCTCAAGAACAGCGTACACAGCACAGCGTacagtcatcgtcgtccagtTCCAAGATCCATCACACAAGCTCCTcgatgcagcaacaacagtccACAATCAGTGACACGCAGCATCTTCACGGTACTCACTCGCAGCATCTTAACGTCCAGCATGGCGAACCCACCGTTCAGCGTCATTCACGAGAACAAGTAACTGGTTCCCAGACGTCCTCAACCAGCAGTAAGGTGGTTGTAGATGGAAAAGTTATCACAGATAAGTCAGCATCCAACAGACACGCTACCGAGAAACTGGCTGTCGATGGTGTCGTAGTAACGGACAAGAGCTTCACAGAGCGACAGCAAAGTGGTTTTGATGGAATGGACAGCATCCAACAGGCACATTACACCAGCGGTCAAACTGTGCACGATTCCAGTGCTACTAACATCGGAAGTAGCTCGACGAAGCGCGCGCAAAATCAGGCCATTCGATctacaacaaacaacattaCCAACCTGGAAGGTACCAATGGCGTTCACAAGGGATCCCAGCGCAATGGAACCGCTCATAGCCAAGCGTCCACGGTCGACCATGCTACGGAAACTCAGGTTAAGAAACTGGTCGGTGGTAAATGGGTTACGAAGACGATCAAGACTGAGAGTAAAgcaagcaaccagcagcagcaccaacagcaaggAAAGGTGCACGATGTTTCATCTCATCGTCAACAGGGAGTGCTTACCGGTCAGATATCGGTAGCTGAACAGAACAAACTAAATCAACAACATAGCTCGATTGGTACCTCGTCCGATCAGCATACTCGCAGCTCCGCACACCACATATCGGTAgcggaacaaaacaaattgaacCAGCAGCACAGTTCGATCGGTACCTCTTCGGAAGTGCATGCTCATAGCAGCTCGTCGACTTCTAGCTCTTCGGTTGTGAAATCACATTCAAGCAGTAAGATGGTTAGCGAAAAGGTAGTTCAACGTGGAACTACCGAGAGCGTAGTTTCGGCGGCCGGATCACCCTCGGGTCGTACCGGAGCTCGCGGAGGATCCAGCATCGTACTGGGAGAATCCACCGTTGACAGCGCTTCATCGCGACGCGCGGCACAGCAGCAATCATCTACCACCACGAAACTAATCGGCGGTAAACTCGTGCAAGTTGCCTCGTCTAACgataccagcaacaacacgtCCAGCACGGCGGGTAAGTCATCCGGCGTGACATCTACATCCAGCACATCCAGCAACGTTCATCATTCCGCAACCAACGATCAATCATCGACCTCGACGAAGAGTTCCTCGTCGAGCGTGATGAAGTCGAGCAAGGTTGAATCCAGCAGCACGGCCGCTTCATCCACTACAagtggccaacagcagcaccatcgcaAGAACACGTTCGCCTCCACGGAGAACGTTAATAATGCCATTCTGTGCCGACCAGCGCAGGGACCGGTGGCGACAACGACCGGTATCGCGCTGCATGCCACGAACGgcagtgccagcagcatgAGCGTCTCCGGATACAACCAGCGCAAGAGCATCTCGAACCTCAACGATAGCGCCATGTACGCGACGACGAACCGGACCAGCTACAGCTCGTTGCATCGACGCGGAAAGGAATCGACCGAGGCAAGAATGCAGAACTACGTGAAAGCCGTCGAGACGGATACCATCGTTGGTCGGACGGTTAGAGGACAAGCCTGCCCTCCACCATCGCTGGCAGGGCTCGGTCTGGGCAGTAGCACTATCGGTACCAGCCACGGCATGAaaggtagcagcaacaccagcacatcGGTAACCACGAGCAGTTCGACGGCGTCGAACAATCAGAAGACTCTTCGCGATTACCATACCGCTATGAACGTCTCGCGAAGCTCCACGAAAGCCAACGCTTCCAGCATTTCGTTTGGCGATGATAAGTTCCATGGATCGAGCTCCTACAAGGTGCAGTACATCCAGCAACACGAAGGACGTTGCCCCGCGGCCGTACACGACAATCTGAAGCTGTCCAAAGTCACCAAGCAACACACGTACTACGTCCGGGACCAGAAGTag